CCATTATAAAATAAGCAGCCCCGGTGTTGATTAAAATCTTGGCGAAGTACCTAAAGTTGATCTAAAGGATTGACACAAGGGGATATGTCATTCAAGCGCTCGCGAAGGGAAAAGGATGCAGGACGAATTGTGTCGAACTATTAGACAAAAGGAAGAAACGGGAGGGATAGAATGCAGGGGAAAAAAGTCCTGATTGTGGAAGATGACGCGAAAATCCGCCAACTGTTGATCCTCTATCTTGAAAAAAATGGGTACCTCACGGCGGCGGCGGAAACAGGTTCAGAGGCGCTGCGTCTCTTTGAGTCCGAACAGCCTGACCTGCTCCTGTTGGATATCCTTCTGCCCGATATGGACGGCTACCAGATCTGCCAGGAGATCCGCGACTGTTCCAATGTGCCGATCCTCTTCATGAGTTGCATGAAGGAGGCGGAGCACATCATCCAGGCGCTGAAACTGGGCGGTGACGACTATATCACCAAGCCCTTCGACCCAAACGTGCTCGTGGCCCGGGTGGAGGCCAAGCTGCGCCGGGCGCCCATCTTCCGGCGGGTCTCTCATGCAGAAGAACCGGCGCCGACCCGCCTGCTGGTCTTTGACGACCTGGAGATCGACCTGGCCAACTACCGGGTCACTGTCGGCCGCCAACCCGTCTCCCTGGCGGCCAAAGAATTGCAACTTCTTTTCTTCCTGGCTCAACACCCCAATCAGGTCTTTACGGCCCAAGAGCTGTACACGCGGATCTGGGGGTATGAAGATGTGGGCGACTACCGGACCGTCATGACCCATGTCAGCAACATCCGCAAAAAGATCAAATCCGACCCGTCGGCGCCGGAGCGCATTCAGAACATCCGCGGTTTTGGCTATAAATTCAACGGCTGACGCTTTTTGCGGCGATACGGCCACAGGAAGGAGTTGCCTACGTTGCCGAGGGATGGCGATGGCAATACGCTATTCGGTAGGGAAACCCTGGTGCTGAATTCAGCGAAGGCCGAGGTTGTCCACATTTCCGCTCCCGAAGCGAGGCAGACCTTTGCCGACCTCACTTCAGAATACGAAAAACTTCTGAAGGTATCGGCAAAGATTTTTAAAATCAGCGACATCCAGGGGCGGTTGCTCAAGGAACGGGAGTATGAGATCAATGAGGCCAATGGGAGCTTGCACCGCCTGGAGCAGTCGCGCCGCCGTCTCGTCTCCGACATCTCCCATGAACTGGGCACACCGATGACCTCGATTCAGGGGTATCTTCGGGCCATGCTGGACGGGATCGTGGCGCCCGATCCGGAAAATCTGAAGATGGTTTATGAAAAAGTCCTGCTGGTGAACCAACTCGTCGAGGACCTCTTTGAACTGTCGAAATTGGAGTTCGGCCAGCCCGCTTTCGATCTGAAACGGATCCAACCGGATGTGTTGGCTGACGATCTGGTTCGCCGCTTTGGCGCCGACATCCGGCAACGGGGCTTCCGTTTTGAATCTTCGCTGGCTCTGCCCTCTCCCGCCGCCGGCGCCCTTTTTCTCTCTGTGGACACGATGCGCATCGAACAGGTGATGAACAACCTGATCTCCAATGCGCTGAAATACACCGCACCAGGGGGAACGATCCGGCTATGCTTTCGCTTTATCTACCCCGATGAGGCCCCCCTGCCCCAGAAAACGCCTGTGTCGTTGCAAATCCGTGTGGTCGACAACGGTCCGGGTATCGACGAAGCGGCGCGGGCACAGGTATTTGACCGTTTTTACCGGGCAGACCGTTCCCGCCAGGAGGAAGGCGCCGGTCTCGGCCTGGCGATCGCCAAACAGATCGTGATCGGCCACGGCGGGCAGATCGGCCTGGAGAGTCAACTCGGCAAAGGCAGCACTTTTTATTTTACACTGCCCCTCACAGCCACCCCTCCCGGGGTATCAGCGTATTCACAATCAGGCAAAAAAGGAGCCTCCGAGAAGTGACACTCGGAGGCTCCTTTTTTGCCGATTAGGGGGCGGCAACGCCGTCGGCCCGTTTCTTGCTTTGAAAGATGCCCGAAGCCAACAGGGCGCCGCCGAACACGAGCGCTGCGCCCAACCAATGGTAGCCGTAAAGGGGTTCCTGCAAGCCCCAATAGGCGATGGCGGCGGCATAGACGGTGATCAGGTTTTGAAAGAGGGACGATACGGTGGCGCCATAGGCTTGGACCGCCTGGTTCCACCAGTAGAAGGCGAGGACCGACGCAAAAAGGCCGAGGTATACGGCAGCGCCC
The nucleotide sequence above comes from Heliomicrobium gestii. Encoded proteins:
- a CDS encoding response regulator transcription factor, yielding MQGKKVLIVEDDAKIRQLLILYLEKNGYLTAAAETGSEALRLFESEQPDLLLLDILLPDMDGYQICQEIRDCSNVPILFMSCMKEAEHIIQALKLGGDDYITKPFDPNVLVARVEAKLRRAPIFRRVSHAEEPAPTRLLVFDDLEIDLANYRVTVGRQPVSLAAKELQLLFFLAQHPNQVFTAQELYTRIWGYEDVGDYRTVMTHVSNIRKKIKSDPSAPERIQNIRGFGYKFNG
- a CDS encoding sensor histidine kinase; this translates as MPRDGDGNTLFGRETLVLNSAKAEVVHISAPEARQTFADLTSEYEKLLKVSAKIFKISDIQGRLLKEREYEINEANGSLHRLEQSRRRLVSDISHELGTPMTSIQGYLRAMLDGIVAPDPENLKMVYEKVLLVNQLVEDLFELSKLEFGQPAFDLKRIQPDVLADDLVRRFGADIRQRGFRFESSLALPSPAAGALFLSVDTMRIEQVMNNLISNALKYTAPGGTIRLCFRFIYPDEAPLPQKTPVSLQIRVVDNGPGIDEAARAQVFDRFYRADRSRQEEGAGLGLAIAKQIVIGHGGQIGLESQLGKGSTFYFTLPLTATPPGVSAYSQSGKKGASEK